The genomic region AGTAGGAAGCAGCATTGGAGACAGAGGAATGCGTAAATCCCCATTGCCTGGTAACGTTCTCAAAATGTAGCCCATCTGTATTGCGAAAACAATAATTGGTCAGTTTGGTTGAAGGCATTTCCTGAATCAGCTTCAGAACCGGAATATCCCTGCCAGATGCCTTGGCTTGAGCCACAGCATCGGCAACCGTATAGCGAATAAAATCCTGATTGGTGTAATCTCTCAGGTAGCCATTGGTAATAAAAAGATCTTTAAATCCATCATTATCAAAATCAGCAAATAAAGGAGCCCAGCTCCAGTCTGTATTTGAGACACCCGCCAGTTGTCCTACCTCGCTGAATCGAGGCAGTGTGTCAGGAGCAAATCCGCGGTTGAGTTGCAGGGTATTGCGCATATACTGATGATGATATCCACTATCAACAGCCAGTGAATATTTGTCGTATTCATCAGGTCCCTTCAAAAGCTTCTGTCTGTGGTTGTCTTCCGGTAACATATCCGCGACAAATATCTCTGGCAATGCATCATTGTTGATATCAGCAATGTCTGATCCCATACCATTTTTGGACAGATGGGTAAATATCGTATGAGATACTTCACGGAAAGTTCCGTTTCCATTGTTGATATAGCAGAAATCCTGTTCATCGTAATCATTGGTCACATAGATGTCAGGCCAGTTATCCTGATTCAGATCACTTATGGAGACACTTAGTCCGAAATTCAAACCGCTGCCATGAATCAGTGCACTATCACTCACATTGGTAAAGATGTTGTTATCATTTCGGTAGAGCCGGTTACCAAAATAGGGATGACGTAAGCCACGAAGCTTTTTTACATTAAAAAGAGAAGAATAAAACGTATTGGCATGGTTGAGCAGAAACATATCCAGATCACCATCTCTGTCCATATCAAAAAAATAAGACTGGGTAGAGAAAGTCCCACTAGCATCTAATCCAAATTCTTTGGCTTGCTCTTTGAAAACGGGTATTCCTCCCTTTTCACAACCCTGGTTAATAAAGAGCTGATTGGCACGCATGGGATGGTCCCGGATCACTGGTTTTCCTTTACCTTCTCTTTCTGTATTGCCTGAATAACAAATATATACATCCAGCCAGCCGTCTCCGTTTACATCTGCCATTGTCACTCCGGTTTTCCATCCCTGCTTCTCTATAAGATGAGAGGTGGTCGTAACATCTTCGAATTTCCAATTGCCTTTATTTAGAAAAAGCTTGTTAGGTACAGTGTTTCCTGACAGATACACATCTGTTAGTCCATCATTATTAATATCACCTGTTGCCACGCCTCCTCCATTGTAGGTATACTCATAGGTCATGATATTGTTGTGTTCACTTTCGATAATCTGATTGCTAAAATCCAAACCTGTTTTATTTTCCGAGAGCCTGGTGAACAATTCTGTCTGGGGTTGGCATTGTATCAGGAACAATGACAACGAACTAATCACAACAGATATAAGTCGTTGTTGGAAATGCATTCGTTTAGAGTTAATAACAGTGGTAGAGTAGAATAGGGTGTATTTTAGCTTTTCTGTTCAGTATAACATGAAAATATTTTCCAGGAAGTCATTCCTTAGGCACCATGTTCACTTGCAGAATTCCGGGTTAATTTAGTAAAATAGCAGGAAAGAAGCTCTTCTCATTATCTAGTTTGTATACAGACAAGTTAACTTATACATTTTACCCAGCACAAATCACGCTAATTAAGATTCCAATTTCCTATATAAAAGAGGAACACAAGCATATCTCAAATGAAATCGAATTTTTGAGACACCGAAACCAACTATTGAAGTCTTTCTTTCAACTGGAATATATCTATAAATAGGTCGAAAAAATATTTTACATACAAAATAGAAGAAATAACTTTTATTTTACATACATTTAATGAATTAACTATTTATCAGCTTTTACTCCAATCTGCTAAACCAAACTATGAAAGGAACCAATCTGGGAGAATATGAAGAACTGGTCTTACTCACAGTAGCGGCCTTAGCCTCTGAAGCCTATAGTGTAGCCATTTGTGATGAGTTGGAAAAGCATACCGACCGTAGTGCAAAACTGGGGGTCGTCCATGCGGTATTAAACCGACTCGAAGAAAAAGGACTGCTCAAAAGCCATCTGGGTGAGGCAACTGCTACCCGTGGAGGGAAGCGGAAACGTTATTATGAAGTAACACAAGCAGGCAAACTGGCTCTGACCAAAACCAGACAAGTACGTGAAACGCTTTGGCAACTTATAAAAGGTTTTAATCTGGAAGGTTCTATATGAGCACACGTAACAAACTAACTCCTACGCCACCTCGCTGGGCACAGAACCTGCTTCACTGGTATTGCCGGACAGATCTTGTAGAAGATCTGGAGGGTGATTTGAATAAATACTTTGAGCGAAATCTCAAGACACATGGAACCAGGTGGGCCAAAATCATTTATTGTCTGGATGTAGTAAAATTTTGCCGGCCTTATACCATTCGGAAACCTGATTTTTTCAATCTCTTTATTCACTATCTTATGCTGAATAGTTATCTGAAAACCACCCGCCGCACTCTGGTGCGTAATAAGCTGTTTTCTGTCATCAACATCATTGGACTGGCCGTCAGTATGTCGGTTGGGTTACTGGTTATTGCCTTTATCCACGATTTGCGTTCTTACGATGAATTTCATGCAGATAAGGATAACATCTATCGCATCATTACCCATTATACCCCTGCCGACCAGCCTACTGTTGATCTGGCTTCTACTTCCGTTAAAGTAGGCCAACAAATAGGAAAAACCACTTCTGCCATCAAGCATCTGACCATTTTGCGAAGCGGATTTTGGGGAGATGCCATTGTAGGTTCGGTTACACTTCCTATGGGAGCTATGTGGGCTGACTCTTCTTTTTTCAATGTTTTTACCTTTCCTCTACTCAAAGGAAATCCAGCTACAGCTCTGAAAGATCCTTATTCATTGGTCCTAACACCCAAAATGGCAGAGAAACTCTTCGGAGAAACAGATCCTATGGGACAACTGGTCCGTTTTGATACCACCTACTATAAAGTAACAGGCATTACCAATCCCATTCCTAAACTTTCTCATTTACAGTTTGATGCACTGGTCTCTTTTGCCAGTATAGAACGGAACCATCCCAGTAAAGATGCAGCGTTTTACAGTTGGGGTAATATCTGGCAGAATTACGTTTATATGCTATTGAATCCTAACATAAATCCAACTTCTGTACAGACCACTTTGGATCACCTGAATGTAACAGAGAATAAACAACTGATCAATCAAAAAATCTCGGTATCACTTCAACCGCTTAAACAGATTGCTCTTGGCCCTATGCTACAAAACTCCATTGGGCCTCATATTTCTCCTGTAGTGATTTGGGTATTGAGTGGATTTGCACTGGTCGTTATTCTGTCTGCCTGTTTCAATTACACCAATTTGTCCATTGCCCGTTCATTGCGTCGTTCCCGTGAAGTGGGTGTTCGAAAACTGATTGGTGCTATGAAAAGCCATGTAGTAGGCCAGTTTCTTATTGAATCCACACTGATCTCACTATTGGCTTTCGTTTTTGCTTTCGTATTATTTTATTTTTTGCAGAAGCAGTTTCTGGATCTGGACCCTTTTATTTCCAATCTGGTATCGTTAGAGTTTTCACCTAAGTTATTGGTATATTTTCTTCTTTTTTCGGTTGGAATGGGTATTGCTGCAGGCTTATTTCCAGCACTGTTTTTTTCTGCCATTAATCCTGTACAAGTTCTCAAAGGTGCTTCCGGCTGGACATTGTTCCGTCATGTAAATCTCCGAAAAGCGCTGATTCTGATTCAGTATACTCTTTCGCTCATTTTCATTACAACTACTCTGGTTGGCTACAAACAGTATCAGGGTTTTATTACACTTGATCTCGGATTTACAACTGAAAATATTCTTAATATCCGTATGCAAGGGAACAAAGCGGCTTTGCTGGAAAAAGAACTAAGAGAAATTCCTGAAGTCAAGGCCATATCCAAATCAATGATGATAACCAGTCTTGGGAGTATCCATGGTACATCCGTGAAATACAAAGATACTCAGGACTCATCCATGGCCTGGCTTAACATGGTAGATGAGCAATACCTGCCACTTCACGATCATCATCTTATAGCTGGGAAAAACTTTACATCTAAAGCAAACACAGCACAGGAAAGCGAAATTATTGTCAATGAACAACTTCTCAGGCGTTTTAACATTTCACCCAACAATCCGGCAAAAGCCATAGGAGAATGGCTGGTTGTTGAAAACAAAAAACTGGTAATTGCGGGTGTAGTGAAAGACTTTCATTATGGTACAGTTATGAACACCTTAGAACCAGTAATGTTCCGTTATTCAGCTGACGGACAGAATGGCTATCTGAATGTCAAAATCACGTCAACGGATCTGTCTGCTACTATGACACATATAGAGAATGCCTGGCAAAAAATCGATAAAGTCCATCCCCTGGAGGCAGACTTCTATGATGATCAGATCAAAAAGGCCTATCGTCAGTTTTCAGTTATGATCAGAGTAATTGGATTTATTACGTTCTTATCTGTTTGTATTGCTTCCCTGGGGCTACTGGGAATGGTAGTCTTTACAACAGAAACACGTTTAAAAGAAATTAGCATTCGCAAAGTATTAGGAGCTAGTGAAGCAGGCCTCATGTATCAGATGGGAAAAAGCTTTCTTTTTCTGCTGCTACTGGCTTCATTGATTGCCTTACCTGTAACCTATTTCTTTTTTGACAGGGTAGTCCTTATACATTTTGCCTACCACTCTCCCATTGGATGGATGGAAATGGCAGGTGGTGTTGTAGCTGTTATTCTATTAGCACTGGGACTGATTAGTTCTCAAACATTTATAGCAGCACGAATCAATCCTGCTCGAGTACTGAAAGGAGAATAGTTGCAAAATAAACTAGCAGAAGGGTACCTTTTGGTTTTGTCAACCAGTAAAGCTTTTAGTTTGATAATATGAAACAAAAAACAGCAAAGGCATATTTTGGCTATGCCTTTGCTACCTTATGAAACTATTTCAACAATGTTAGTTTAAAAACAGATCCTACTATCTGAGAAGAGAATAATTTTTATATTCAAAGAAACGTTTGCCTGTCAGTTTTTCTATAAACTGTAAAACGCGATAGGACAACTTTGACTGATTTTTGGTAGTATCCCAATAAAAGTCCCAATCCACAGAAGCAATCCGTTGCTGCATCACAGCAGGATGAGTATCCTTAAATACTTCCAGTACATCTATATTTGAGTAATCATATGATATATATTGTTTAATGGGTGTGCTAGCAGAAGGATTATCCGATGTATCAGCAGACCAAAGCTTATACACTTCCTTGTCTTTTGTGGCCATAGTAACAGGGTTTTTCACCCATCCGTAATGATATATTTCGGCGTCAATCAGCTTCACGTTTAGTTTTCTACCATCCAGCCGAAACCCTTGTGCGTCCCGATAGGCTCTTATATGCTTGTTATTACGAATAAGGCGGATTTCATGACGATACCACCGACGTGATGAACCTACATATTTGTAGGAACCATAAAAATGTTTGTAGTTAAATAATAATCCTTCTACCCGTTGATCAGTATGGTATTTTTCAATAGCCGCCCGAATGTTTGCATGATATTTTTCATGCACCACTTCATCTGCTTGTAAATAAAAGGCCCAATCTGCAAACTGACTAACCGCATCAAAGGCTTTGTCAGTTTCTACTGCCAGTACTTTTCCTCCCTTTTGGAGAGAGTCATCCCAGACAGAATGTACAATTTTAATCTTATCTGACTGTATGGACTGAACCA from Xanthocytophaga agilis harbors:
- a CDS encoding PadR family transcriptional regulator — translated: MKGTNLGEYEELVLLTVAALASEAYSVAICDELEKHTDRSAKLGVVHAVLNRLEEKGLLKSHLGEATATRGGKRKRYYEVTQAGKLALTKTRQVRETLWQLIKGFNLEGSI
- a CDS encoding ABC transporter permease is translated as MSTRNKLTPTPPRWAQNLLHWYCRTDLVEDLEGDLNKYFERNLKTHGTRWAKIIYCLDVVKFCRPYTIRKPDFFNLFIHYLMLNSYLKTTRRTLVRNKLFSVINIIGLAVSMSVGLLVIAFIHDLRSYDEFHADKDNIYRIITHYTPADQPTVDLASTSVKVGQQIGKTTSAIKHLTILRSGFWGDAIVGSVTLPMGAMWADSSFFNVFTFPLLKGNPATALKDPYSLVLTPKMAEKLFGETDPMGQLVRFDTTYYKVTGITNPIPKLSHLQFDALVSFASIERNHPSKDAAFYSWGNIWQNYVYMLLNPNINPTSVQTTLDHLNVTENKQLINQKISVSLQPLKQIALGPMLQNSIGPHISPVVIWVLSGFALVVILSACFNYTNLSIARSLRRSREVGVRKLIGAMKSHVVGQFLIESTLISLLAFVFAFVLFYFLQKQFLDLDPFISNLVSLEFSPKLLVYFLLFSVGMGIAAGLFPALFFSAINPVQVLKGASGWTLFRHVNLRKALILIQYTLSLIFITTTLVGYKQYQGFITLDLGFTTENILNIRMQGNKAALLEKELREIPEVKAISKSMMITSLGSIHGTSVKYKDTQDSSMAWLNMVDEQYLPLHDHHLIAGKNFTSKANTAQESEIIVNEQLLRRFNISPNNPAKAIGEWLVVENKKLVIAGVVKDFHYGTVMNTLEPVMFRYSADGQNGYLNVKITSTDLSATMTHIENAWQKIDKVHPLEADFYDDQIKKAYRQFSVMIRVIGFITFLSVCIASLGLLGMVVFTTETRLKEISIRKVLGASEAGLMYQMGKSFLFLLLLASLIALPVTYFFFDRVVLIHFAYHSPIGWMEMAGGVVAVILLALGLISSQTFIAARINPARVLKGE
- a CDS encoding glycosyltransferase family 2 protein; this translates as MKPYVVGFTIARNAQKYDYPLVESIRSILPLCDEFVVSVGNSTDDTLKLVQSIQSDKIKIVHSVWDDSLQKGGKVLAVETDKAFDAVSQFADWAFYLQADEVVHEKYHANIRAAIEKYHTDQRVEGLLFNYKHFYGSYKYVGSSRRWYRHEIRLIRNNKHIRAYRDAQGFRLDGRKLNVKLIDAEIYHYGWVKNPVTMATKDKEVYKLWSADTSDNPSASTPIKQYISYDYSNIDVLEVFKDTHPAVMQQRIASVDWDFYWDTTKNQSKLSYRVLQFIEKLTGKRFFEYKNYSLLR